In the Brassica napus cultivar Da-Ae chromosome A7, Da-Ae, whole genome shotgun sequence genome, one interval contains:
- the LOC106433684 gene encoding F-box protein At2g16365 isoform X2 — MPWMNALGDKEKFSSSSNRLDFPVQEQTTQNLLELIRPVRFYATVDSVQRVSGEINLPEEDGHQLLKGSMKLKGKIFGGYLDLFPNVDHQHRGGVRLQSLESSKDTEEDGLIRQNESSAETDILEMDKLQTIHLSGSISSSSTKGKGRIGDSGTPRTEIPDMNEEPPLVLDGEGETSNSATQSMNVDHFLSRDCKRVRLEPEVEPSSRWVKRLKTTAAASDSSGQGETKSLMKNEAASPAQKENNNNLFLEILKSGINNLQPRNQEPVTPEINLGGEGVTLLHPWIQRWCKKKATSTDRLEGQEVRFEIENQKELEKKQYPSIAAMALMGKALSGLNPYGLKKTDSLMVWNARDLR; from the exons ATGCCTTGGATGAATGCGCTAGGAGACAAAGAGAAGTTCAGTTCTTCCAGTAACCGTCTTGATTTCCCGGTTCAAGAACAGACTACACAGAACCTTCTAGAGCTGAtaagaccagtgaggttttacGCAACTGTTGATTCGGTTCAACGAGTTTCTGGTGAGATCAACTTACCAGAGGAAGATGGTCACCAGCTACTGAAGGGCTCCATGAAACTGAAAGGGAAGATTTTTGGTGGGTATCTTGATCTGTTTCCTAATGTAGATCACCAACATAGAGGTGGAGTAAGGCTGCAGTCTCTAGAAAGCTCAAAGGACACCGAAGAAGATGGGCTGATCAGACAAAATGAATCATCTGCAGAGACTGATATCCTGGAAATGGATAAACTTCAGACAATACATCTTTCCG GCTCCATTTCATCATCGTCAActaag GGCAAAGGAAGAATAGGCGATTCAGGCACTCCTAGAACTGAAATACCTGACATGAATGAAGAGCCGCCTCTAGTTCTGGATGGAGAGGGTGAAACAAGCAACTCGGCTACTCAAAGTATGAACGTGGATCACTTCCTCTCAAGAGACTGCAAACGTGTGCGGTTAGAACCAGAAGTGGAACCCAGCAGTAGATGGGTGAAGCGTCTGAAAACAACAGCCGCTGCCTCCGATTCAAGCGGCCAAGGTGAAACCAAGAGCTTGATGAAGAATGAAGCAGCATCTCCGGCCCAAAAAGAGAACAACAATAACCTGTTCCTTGAAATCTTGAAGTCTGGGATCAACAATCTCCAACCAAGAAATCAAGAACCCGTCACTCCAGAAATCAACCTGGGAGGAGAAGGCGTTACGCTTCTGCATCCATGGATCCAGAGGTGGTGCAAGAAGAAAGCTACATCGACAGATCGATTAGAAGGGCAAGAAGTTCGCTTTGAGATAGAGAACCAAAAGGAGTTGGAGAAGAAACAGTATCCGAGTATTGCAGCCATGGCACTCATGGGGAAGGCTTTGAGCGGTTTAAACCCGTATGGTCTTAAAAAGACCGACTCTCTCATGGTCTGGAATGCTCGGGATTTAaggtag
- the LOC106433684 gene encoding F-box protein At2g16365 isoform X1 — MSEHGNMVMEEKKMSKASSVQGHESTWLGRWSQLGNEVKFHDQSKDLIKPEDKRPDQEVLPFPMFKVSQKRDVGSSSKAVVANRMPWMNALGDKEKFSSSSNRLDFPVQEQTTQNLLELIRPVRFYATVDSVQRVSGEINLPEEDGHQLLKGSMKLKGKIFGGYLDLFPNVDHQHRGGVRLQSLESSKDTEEDGLIRQNESSAETDILEMDKLQTIHLSGSISSSSTKGKGRIGDSGTPRTEIPDMNEEPPLVLDGEGETSNSATQSMNVDHFLSRDCKRVRLEPEVEPSSRWVKRLKTTAAASDSSGQGETKSLMKNEAASPAQKENNNNLFLEILKSGINNLQPRNQEPVTPEINLGGEGVTLLHPWIQRWCKKKATSTDRLEGQEVRFEIENQKELEKKQYPSIAAMALMGKALSGLNPYGLKKTDSLMVWNARDLR; from the exons ATGTCTGAACATGGTAATATGGTTATGGAGGAAAAAAAGATGAGCAAGGCTTCTTCAGTCCAAGGTCATGAATCTACTTGGTTAGGTCGTTGGAGTCAGTTAGGTAATGAAGTGAAGTTTCATGATCAGTCCAAGGACTTGATAAAGCCTGAAGATAAAAGACCTGACCAAGAGGTCTTGCCGTTTCCTATGTTCAAGGTTTCTCAGAAGAGAGATGTTGGTTCAAGCTCGAAAGCTGTGGTGGCTAATAGGATGCCTTGGATGAATGCGCTAGGAGACAAAGAGAAGTTCAGTTCTTCCAGTAACCGTCTTGATTTCCCGGTTCAAGAACAGACTACACAGAACCTTCTAGAGCTGAtaagaccagtgaggttttacGCAACTGTTGATTCGGTTCAACGAGTTTCTGGTGAGATCAACTTACCAGAGGAAGATGGTCACCAGCTACTGAAGGGCTCCATGAAACTGAAAGGGAAGATTTTTGGTGGGTATCTTGATCTGTTTCCTAATGTAGATCACCAACATAGAGGTGGAGTAAGGCTGCAGTCTCTAGAAAGCTCAAAGGACACCGAAGAAGATGGGCTGATCAGACAAAATGAATCATCTGCAGAGACTGATATCCTGGAAATGGATAAACTTCAGACAATACATCTTTCCG GCTCCATTTCATCATCGTCAActaag GGCAAAGGAAGAATAGGCGATTCAGGCACTCCTAGAACTGAAATACCTGACATGAATGAAGAGCCGCCTCTAGTTCTGGATGGAGAGGGTGAAACAAGCAACTCGGCTACTCAAAGTATGAACGTGGATCACTTCCTCTCAAGAGACTGCAAACGTGTGCGGTTAGAACCAGAAGTGGAACCCAGCAGTAGATGGGTGAAGCGTCTGAAAACAACAGCCGCTGCCTCCGATTCAAGCGGCCAAGGTGAAACCAAGAGCTTGATGAAGAATGAAGCAGCATCTCCGGCCCAAAAAGAGAACAACAATAACCTGTTCCTTGAAATCTTGAAGTCTGGGATCAACAATCTCCAACCAAGAAATCAAGAACCCGTCACTCCAGAAATCAACCTGGGAGGAGAAGGCGTTACGCTTCTGCATCCATGGATCCAGAGGTGGTGCAAGAAGAAAGCTACATCGACAGATCGATTAGAAGGGCAAGAAGTTCGCTTTGAGATAGAGAACCAAAAGGAGTTGGAGAAGAAACAGTATCCGAGTATTGCAGCCATGGCACTCATGGGGAAGGCTTTGAGCGGTTTAAACCCGTATGGTCTTAAAAAGACCGACTCTCTCATGGTCTGGAATGCTCGGGATTTAaggtag